Within Salvia splendens isolate huo1 chromosome 21, SspV2, whole genome shotgun sequence, the genomic segment gatttcgtcatccgctttggcctttcgaataggtcagagtgcagttcgaaaatttccgctctcggcttgttcagcggtacgaactgagcgggcgacttctcgggattgagacgaggtcccaatctgtcttgcaccggagccctttgaattctttcaaatggagtccggcgaggatgcccctgatcgctatgatcgggcttccttctgtctcctcgggtcgatgagctgtctaacgaccgtttgcgacggtctgcctcatcggcccgggagtactggtccgcaatgtcccacatttcctgagctgtctgcggaccgcactcaacgagcttcctgtagagagctccgggcaggattccattttggaatgccgagatgacaagcagatcgttgagatcgtctacttgcaggcattccttgtggaatcttgtcataaagtcgctgattttttcgtcgcgaccttgacgaatggaaagcagctgagccgaagtgattcgggcttccgctttctgaaaaaacctcctgtggaaggcatccattagatctcggtaagatctgatgctgccctgggggaggctatcgaaccaccttctcgcgttcccgatgagcagctcgggaaacagcttgcacatgtggacctcgttgagaccctggttcgccatgttatattgatagcgccccaagaaatcgtgagggtccacgagcccgtcgtaagtcatcgacggagttcggtagttctgtggtaggggagttcgggtgatgtcgtccgagaacggagtcttcagtgctccgtacacggcgaatccgatatctcgtcggtatggaggagattgagttctcctgtgattccggtaccgaggaagaactggaacatgtgggggacggggattctttctcttgggagatgcgacactactgcgggtagtgactttcttgtgcggagggagaaggagaatccgccgttttcgtctccggctgcttttggctttttcgcaggaaggttaagaattcctcctgcttcgcctccaaaaactgcttgacagcctcattcaaatcgggctgctgggaagactcagtgggacgatttttggagcggcttgttccttcgccatgagaactggtggtggatttatccctaggctgttttccagacctatgggatggattggcttcctcctggttctcacgggcaggaatacgggtactctgcgatctggtatgcattttttgggcggaaaaaatggatcaaaaattcgctttatcacaaattttgttctctggttcccacagacggcgccagtgatggatccgcgaatttctgatgttagtaagtgctggtagagaatgaaaattacgacacaaagaatttacgtggttcgatttactgaggtaaatctacgtccacgggaagaagggagggcaagattgtattgcttgatctgggattacagcttacaacacagacttgctatatggtattttatctctagagagcttaacccttttctatctgatctaagttctatttatacattgaactaaggtcgtggtttgcagccccactaacaagatcgtgggtgagcaataactgctcaataactgcttcgtaccactaaatagatcgtgggtatagcggaggtcgtggaggcctttcatgagtccactaactcctagttcggtcgaatgctgagaccgaactgctggactttaccgatcagctcttgccgacctgagaggagagcttgactggtcggcttttaccgagctgtgcttttaccgagctgtagactgagtccgaactctttggtcgtgccgaactctttggtgccgaacagatactctttcttgggctctgggctgatgggccgtcactgttattgggcttgccattagggtttagttcgtaccccatcacatgAGATTAAAGAATATCCGAGGCATTAAATGTCATTGTATTGCATTACATTCAAAAATCCAGTTATAATCTGTATCTTCACCACATGGGCATTGCATGCAGTAGACATTTTGTCTTGGACTTCGAAACAATTCTTACATAATATAGGGCCAGAATCAAACTTTTTTGAAATGTGGAAGCGAAACTGAATTTATTCAGAACCTGAAGGGGCTGAATGGAATTTCTCAATGGTTGATGGACCAAACTCAAATTTCTTATAGTAGTTGCACTAGATCGTAAATAACTAGAAGATTGGGGCCTAATCCGAAATTCTTCAAAGTTTGGAGGACTACACTGCAAGTTATCCTTTAGTTTAGACATGCAACTTTTGACGTTTTCCACCGTTTCGAATTGTTCTTCCAAACCAGACTCCTCCGCCACCTTCTACCATCCTTTTCTGTGGTTTTGGAGAAAATTGGAGTCCGGCGGGTGCCGCCGCCGCTTTTCCGGTGGCCTTTGCTCCATCGCGAGGAAGGTCCACATAATTTTCCCCAATTCCAGCGCTGTCTCCTTCGCCGCCTTCTACCACCAGTTGCTCTCACAATCCTTCAAAATCTCTTCTAAAATTCTGCCCAAATCTCATCATCCAATTGCTATTTCTATCAAAAATCTCCAAATATCGCTTTAATTCTGCCGAATTTGGTGGCGTATGTGTCTTCGTTGTATCTGAATTGCTAGAATTCCGTCGATAAGAGCtcaataattcaaaaatatGTTGGCTGTAGCGCCAAATTGTATCACGCGTAGCTCGTTGGAGAAAATGCTGGAGGCTCTCCAGCGAAGAGACGAGAGCGGCACGCCGGATGTCCCTCCTGCTCTGCCGCGACGCGCCATCCCTCCCTCTCGCCCCCCGTCGGCTAAGAGGCGGCTATCTGTGTCCATGAGCGATACAACTGGGGTGAGATCGGGATTTTGTATGAAGAATGGGAAGATGAGAGGAAATGGATTTCGTGATGCAAAAGTGGAATTAGGCAGATGGTGTTATGCAGATGATAAGAGGATTGAGAATTCTGCTCCTCATAAGGTTAGGTTTTTTTCATGTCGATTCCTgtttttctctcatctctcatcgCTTTGTTATGGTGTTTGGTTGCCAAGGTCGATGCTataatgtcaatatgaaataaGTACACGATCTTTAACTGTTCGGTTTGTTAGAcaaaataatcatgagatgtaagtctaggattgagttgtgagattattttagttggagaggTGACTATGACTAATTTCACATGATTAtctatctaggattgagttgtgagattcaatctcatgaaccaaacacaataCATGTTTAATCCcgagatataatcttgcaaataaGAAGCACTCTATGCATAAAATGTTGCTCCGTCAATTGTTATTTGCAATCTAGTATTTTTCCATAAAGTTAATGTTTGAGGCCAAGGGTCTCAGGTTCCTCTATGGCGCggtctttaaatttaaatacattTACACATAAAAGAAAGTACGATAGTGCGTTGTATTTATGTATTTGACTACAAAAAACATTAGAAATTCGTGTTCATTTCTTTTGTAAATTGATAAGATTGAATATAGATAACTGTTTTGGTATGTGGTGGAACAGGTTGGTTTCTTAAAGGGTTTTACACAACAAATCCTTACTCCTGAGGTGCAGAAGAATTTGGATAATCACCAACACCTCCACGAACTCAATGAAATAGCAGGCACATTGCAATCATGTAAGGTCCTTGCAGCTCCATgtaggtggcgttcggttgtcatgactaatatcataagactatccatctaggattaagttgtgggattattttagttggagggggaggctatgactaattatcatgagactatccatataggattaagttgaatgattcaatcttatgaaccaaacatgatacatatttaatcatgagatttaatcttgtcaaccgaacacccccgTAGAAGACAAAATATACTCTTTGTGCTAGTAATTTACTGTCTATCAACAGATGTTCGTGGTGCAATTGCAAGAAAGGAGTATAGTGCCTTACTCACGATGAAAAATCAGGTGAAGCTAGATGAGATGGTGATTGTGCAATTACAGTCAGGTAAagctaaaaaaaatagaaaacttcTTCTTGAGGTGTAGCTGATGAATCACGAGCAGTTATCCCAATCCAACAAATTTGGTTGTGCAGTAATTCGGGGATGGTTGGTGAGAAGGCATTTTTGTCGTCTCCAGAAATGGATAGAGTCAACTCGTGGTAAAGTAGAATCAGACATGAGCATTTCTGAAGTGGAGGTAATGTGTTGGAAAAACCTTGatttaaatgtatatatatCATAGTAATGAGTTAAAAAAGAGGTTATTGTTGGTTGTTCAGAAACTGCCTCCGGAGATGTTGCAACTGGTTGTTGGAGAACTCCAAAAGAGGGTATTAATGGCAGAAGAAACTCTTGaacagaaagaaaaagaaaatgcaacCTTTAGAGAGCAATTGCAACAGTACGAGGCGCGTTTGGCAAAGATGAAATCCATGATGTGGCAGCAAGTAAGTTTGTTTGCTccattaattttgaaataatagaAACTTTCTGGCCATTGCATAAAAACCCTTGTGCAGATGGATTTGGCCGCAGCAGAAAAGAGTGTCGTTCGAGAAGGACAACGAGATGGAGGCCAGCCACCTTGTCCTTACAGAAAGACTAGTGAAGGTTTAAAACATGGCATCAATGAGCTGGTGAAAAGGAAGATAAGTTTTGAGGATGGAAACCATGCTACCGTACGGACTCATGTTGGGAAACTGCAAAAG encodes:
- the LOC121783825 gene encoding myosin-2-like; translated protein: MLAVAPNCITRSSLEKMLEALQRRDESGTPDVPPALPRRAIPPSRPPSAKRRLSVSMSDTTGVRSGFCMKNGKMRGNGFRDAKVELGRWCYADDKRIENSAPHKVGFLKGFTQQILTPEVQKNLDNHQHLHELNEIAGTLQSYVRGAIARKEYSALLTMKNQVKLDEMVIVQLQSVIRGWLVRRHFCRLQKWIESTRGKVESDMSISEVEKLPPEMLQLVVGELQKRVLMAEETLEQKEKENATFREQLQQYEARLAKMKSMMWQQMDLAAAEKSVVREGQRDGGQPPCPYRKTSEGLKHGINELVKRKISFEDGNHATVRTHVGKLQKLKHVIKAWVKEKKVVLMRDSKTKIHSMGHGEADGHPKKWWGKKRKRSRNHGQDRYRLINIS